Genomic segment of Sulfitobacter sp. S223:
GCGGTGCCGAAGCAGGATATGTGTTCGAAACGGAGCCTATGGCCCCTCTGCCCGGATTTTCCGGTGCTGCGATAAACGTGCTGGTTGTTCTGGATTTGGACGGGCGTTTTCTGGATGTGCAGTTGATCTCGCACAATGAGCCTATTTTCGTGTCTGGCTTGCCCGAACATTTGTTCTATGACTTTTTCAAGCAATATCGCGGTCACTCCATTTCTGACAGTCTGGTTGTCGGCTCTCCCTATGGCAGTGGTGGCGATGGGTCTGCCTTGGTGTATCTGGACGGCGTGACCAAAGGGACTGCTTCCATCCGCATCGCGCACGAAAGCATCCTTGCCGCCACGCTTAAGGTAGCGCGGGAAAAGATGAATGGCATTGCGACGGGCCCTCCCGCATTTCCCGACCCCGACTATAGTGAGGATCTGACTTGGGCAGATTTGGTCGACCAAGGCATCGTAACCCGCAAGATCGTTTCAAACCGTGAAATGGACGAAAAGTTCGTAGGCACCCTATGGGAGGACGACGACCCGCAAGCACAGGAAAACCCCGATGCGCCCTATCTGGACCTCTGGGTCGTCGATATTGGCGCGCCCTCAATCGCCAAAGCAGTTTTAAGCTCTGACGGGTTTCAAGAGCTGCAACAATTCATGTCAATTTCAAAGACGGACGAACCCGTGCTGGTAATTGAGACAGCGCGCCATGGGTTGGTCACAGATGCATTCGTCCGCAACACGGCACCCGATCTGATCAGCGCGGAACAGGGGGGTTTCCCCATCGCTTTTCGCGATTCAGACATATTCGTTGATCTGAATGGCGCGCTTCCGGATGCGCTGCACGATGGTGCGGCCTTAATCCTGCGAACTGATCGTCGCTTGGGGTTTGACCCGACAGCCGAATGGATACTCCGCATCAAAGCCGTGCGCGCCCATGGATCGTTTCAACCGCAGATCGGCTCTGCCACCCTTGAGGTGACGCATATAACACCCGACCGCTTTTATGACCGCATAGAACCGGTTACCCCGTCACCTCCTTGGGTTGATGCACTGCGCAACCGTCAGGCTGATCTGATCGTGTTGGCGCTATTCCTGATCGGGCTGGTTGCGGTTCTTGGCTTGCGCCTGAACCGCCTTGCCGGACACCGTCATTTCACAGCGATCCGGCTTGGCATTCTGGCGTTTGTGACCGGCTTTATCGGCTGGTGGGGTCAGGGCCAGCTGTCGATCGCGACTCCGCTTGCTGTTGCACGCACTGCTCTGGATGGCGGGACTTTTGCTTTTCTGTTGTACGACCCGTTCTCCCTGGCGATTTGGGCGGTCACAATTGTTGGATTTATTTTGTGGGGGCGGGGGTTATTTTGCGGTTGGCTTTGCCCGTTTGGCGCGCTTCAGGAATTTGCCCACCACCTTGGACGCCTCTTGCGGTTGCCGCAGATCGAACCCTCTGCGGTCTGGGACGACCGGTTGAAATGGCTGAAATATGTGGTGCTGGCCGGGCTCGTATATCTGCTTTTAACCGCCCCCGCACAATTGGACAAAGCCATCGAGGTCGAGCCCTTCAAGACCGCAATCACCACATTTTTTGTCCGCGAATGGTATTATGTCGCCTATGCAGTCGGGCTTTTGTTGCTGTCGATGGTGTTGTTCAAAGGCTTCTGCCGCTATGTCTGCCCCTTGGGCGCTGTCATGGCGATTGGTGGCTTACTGCGGGGCCGTAAATGGATCGACCGGCGCAATGAATGCGGATCACCCTGCCAGCTTTGCAAGGTCAAATGCAGCTACGGAGCCATCAAGAAAACCGGAGAAATTCAATACTCGGAGTGCTTTCAGTGCCTTGATTGCGTGACGATCCATGACGACCCAAAACAATGCGTGCCTCTGATTCTGGCTTCACGGGAACGCAAACGCAGGATTGCTGCCCAATGACCCTGACACGCCGACGGTTTTTGACGATCTCTGCCGCTTTCTCTGCCGTGCCTGCAACAGCAAAGGCGCACAGCTGGCAGGGGCGTGCCTTTGGCGCGGATGTGTCTTTGACCATTCGTGGCCCTCGGAGCGACGCCGCTGCTGCCATGACCCATGCACGCAAGCTGATCGCCGAGGTTGAGCAGTTGTTCAGTCTCTACGATCCGACCTCCTCACTCTCCCAACTCAATGCCAAAGGCGTGCTGCGCCTGCCAACCGCCCGGTTTTTGGAGCTGATGCAAGCCGCAGATACAGCGTTTCGACTGACCGACGGATTGTTTGATCCTACCGTTCAGCCGCTGTGGCAGGCGCTTGCCCAAGATCGCGATACAGCAGCAGCGGTGGCCTCAATCGGTTGGAAAAAGCTGCGGTTTGACCCTGCGCAGATTACGCTTGGGCCGGCGCAGGCGTTGACGTTTAATGGAATTGCCCAAGGGTTCGCGACTGATCTTGTAGCAGATGCGTTGACCGCGCGTGGCCTGACAAACACCTTGGTGAACATAGGGGAATACCGGGCCAATGGCGGCCGCTGGACGGTCGGTATTGCAGACCCTGAACACGGCATTCTGGGCCACCGCACCTTAACAAAAGGCGCAATTGCCACATCCAGCCCTGCGGCCAGCCCGATCAGGGCTCAGGGCCATATCCTGCATGCCAATGCGCAGCCGCGGTGGTCCACCGTCACGGTAGAGGCATCAAGTGCTACTTTGGCCGACAGCTTGTCCACCGCAATGGTGCTTGCGACACGCGAGCAGATAGACGTGATGAAGGCCCGCGCCGACATTGCGCGTGTGGCACTGGTAGACTTTAACGGCGATCTTTTCACAGTCTGACGCAAACCCCACAAACGTCAAAGGCCCCACCAAACGGCAGGGCCTTTGTACGGGTTTTCTGCCGTTAGGAAGCGGCAGTCACCGCGCGTCCTGTCATGACTTTGACCAAATGCGCACGGTATTCGGCAGAGCCGTGCAAATCCTCAATCATATCGTCTGCGGAAACCGTCAGATCAGCCAACGCCGACGCCGCGAAGTTCGCGGATAGCGCTTCCTCGGCGGCGGTCCAACGATGCACCCCTTCATTCGAGGCACCCGTCACAGCGACCCGCACGCCTTCAGCGGTTTTGGCGACAAATACGCCAACAAGGGCAAAGCGCGATGCCGGCTGGACGAACTTTTGATAGTTCGCCTTTTCCGGAATCGGGAACCGGACAGCGGTCACGATCTCATCTTCATCCAAGGCCGTTTCGAACATACCAAGGAAATAGTCATCCGCTGCAATTTCACGGCGGTTGGTGATGATCGTCGCCCCCGATGCCAGCGCCACAGCAGGATAGCACGCCGCCGGATCGTTGTTCGCGATGGACCCGCCGATGGTGCCACGGTTACGCACCGCAGGATCACCGATGTGCGACGCCAGCTCTGACAGGGCCTTATAGCTGCCATCGGCAGCCACATCACCATGGCACGTGGCACCGCCAATCCACAGCGTCCCGCCTTCGTTCCGGATGCCCTTCATCTCGGAAATACCGGACAGGGATACCAGTTTCGACGGGCTGGCCAGACGCGCTTTTAGCGTCGGGATCAGGGTTTGGCCACCACTCAGCGCTTGGGCCTCACCGCCCAAGGCTGAAACTGCTTCGTCGATCGTTGCGGGACGCTCTATCTCAAATGCGTACATGTGCTATCTCCTCTCAAGCGTTCTGCATCGCCGACCACACACGGTGCGGGCTGACGGGCATGTCGATATGGGTCACGTTTTTGCCACCCGATTGCATGGCATCAATCACAGCGTTTACTACAGTCGGAGGTGATCCGATTGCGCCCGCCTCGCCGCAGCCTTTGACGCCAAGCGGGTTGTGCGTGCATGGATTACCCTGCGAATGGTCCACGATATAGAACGGCACATCCTCGGCCCGCGGCATTGCGTAATCCATATAGGACGCGCTCAGCAACTGACCGTTTTCGTCATAGGTGGTGTTTTCCAACAATGCCTGACCAATGCCCTGACCCAAACCACCATGCACCTGTCCTGTCACGATCATCGGGTTGATAACATTACCAAAATCGTCCACGGCCGTCATCCGGTCAACGCGCACCTTGCCGGTTTCGGGGTCCAGTTCGACCTCGCAGCAATAGGCCCCGGATGGATAAGTGAAGTTCGCCGGATCATAGAACGCGGTTTCTTCAAGTCCCGGTTCGATATCCTCAAGCGGGAATTCGTGCGGGATATACGCCTTGAGTGCGACCTCACCAAAGCTGACGGATTTGTCAGTGCCGGCAACCGAGAACATGCCATCCTTCAGCTCTATATCACTGTCGGAAGCTTCCAACATGTGGCCCGCGATCTTTTTCGCCTTGTTGATGACCTTTTCGGTGGCACGAACCACAGCAGACCCACAAACCGCAAGGGACCGCGACCCGTAGGTGCCCATCCCAAACGGAATCTTGGATGTGTCGCCATGTACGATGTCGATGGATGACGCGTCGATACCCAACATTTCCGCTACAACTTGGGGGAACGCTGTTTCGTGTCCTTGGCCGTGGCTGTGCGCACCAACCATGACGGACAGGTTGCCGGTCGCATTCACACGGACAGTCGCTGCATCATACAGCCCCACCCGAGAGCCCAACACGCCCACAAGGTTGGATGGCGCGATGCCGCAAGCCTCAATATAGGCGTTTACGCCGAAACCACGCAAAAGACCCTTGGCCTCGGACTCTTTGCGCCGCTCGGCAAAGCCTGCCACATCGGCGACTTCTTCCATCCGGTCCATCAGCGCATCGTAATTGCCGCTGTCATACTCAAGACCCGCCGCCGAGGCGAAAGGATACTGGTCCGGTTTGATAAAGTTCTTCCGGCGCAGTGCAATCGGGTCCATCCCGATCTCGCGGGCAGCTTTGTCAATGACCCGCTCCAGCGAATATGTCGCCTCGGGGCGACCTGCCCCGCGATAGGCGTCAACCGGTGCAGTGTTCGTGAACACGGCTTTGACGTTCACATAGACGTTCGGAACGGTATAGTTACCCGCCATCAAAGTGCCGTGCAAAAACGTCGGTGTTGCTGTCGCAAAGTTCGAAAGATAGGCCCCTACATTGGCAT
This window contains:
- a CDS encoding 4Fe-4S binding protein yields the protein MGIKHSIIRLTATLSIWLCTAISVLAEPLPREAIEPYIQPPMSLGEALNDQGVWQLLNSGGAEAGYVFETEPMAPLPGFSGAAINVLVVLDLDGRFLDVQLISHNEPIFVSGLPEHLFYDFFKQYRGHSISDSLVVGSPYGSGGDGSALVYLDGVTKGTASIRIAHESILAATLKVAREKMNGIATGPPAFPDPDYSEDLTWADLVDQGIVTRKIVSNREMDEKFVGTLWEDDDPQAQENPDAPYLDLWVVDIGAPSIAKAVLSSDGFQELQQFMSISKTDEPVLVIETARHGLVTDAFVRNTAPDLISAEQGGFPIAFRDSDIFVDLNGALPDALHDGAALILRTDRRLGFDPTAEWILRIKAVRAHGSFQPQIGSATLEVTHITPDRFYDRIEPVTPSPPWVDALRNRQADLIVLALFLIGLVAVLGLRLNRLAGHRHFTAIRLGILAFVTGFIGWWGQGQLSIATPLAVARTALDGGTFAFLLYDPFSLAIWAVTIVGFILWGRGLFCGWLCPFGALQEFAHHLGRLLRLPQIEPSAVWDDRLKWLKYVVLAGLVYLLLTAPAQLDKAIEVEPFKTAITTFFVREWYYVAYAVGLLLLSMVLFKGFCRYVCPLGAVMAIGGLLRGRKWIDRRNECGSPCQLCKVKCSYGAIKKTGEIQYSECFQCLDCVTIHDDPKQCVPLILASRERKRRIAAQ
- a CDS encoding FAD:protein FMN transferase — translated: MTLTRRRFLTISAAFSAVPATAKAHSWQGRAFGADVSLTIRGPRSDAAAAMTHARKLIAEVEQLFSLYDPTSSLSQLNAKGVLRLPTARFLELMQAADTAFRLTDGLFDPTVQPLWQALAQDRDTAAAVASIGWKKLRFDPAQITLGPAQALTFNGIAQGFATDLVADALTARGLTNTLVNIGEYRANGGRWTVGIADPEHGILGHRTLTKGAIATSSPAASPIRAQGHILHANAQPRWSTVTVEASSATLADSLSTAMVLATREQIDVMKARADIARVALVDFNGDLFTV
- a CDS encoding xanthine dehydrogenase family protein subunit M codes for the protein MYAFEIERPATIDEAVSALGGEAQALSGGQTLIPTLKARLASPSKLVSLSGISEMKGIRNEGGTLWIGGATCHGDVAADGSYKALSELASHIGDPAVRNRGTIGGSIANNDPAACYPAVALASGATIITNRREIAADDYFLGMFETALDEDEIVTAVRFPIPEKANYQKFVQPASRFALVGVFVAKTAEGVRVAVTGASNEGVHRWTAAEEALSANFAASALADLTVSADDMIEDLHGSAEYRAHLVKVMTGRAVTAAS
- a CDS encoding xanthine dehydrogenase family protein molybdopterin-binding subunit → MPKDDGIGAATVRREDVRFLTGAGQYTDDIKTYGEAAAVFARSTVANGVIKSIDTSAAEAMPGVLAIFTGEDFTEVGGNPAGWLINSRDGTPMHEPKRPVLAHGKVRHVGDAYAAVIAETVEQAKNAAEAIEADIEELPAVVNMKEALSGTDYVHDEIGTNQCFDWGWIEDNRDATDAAIKGAHHVTTLELVNNRLVPNAMEPRCSMAQYNRANDEYILHTTSQNPHLTRLLISAFVLGIPENKLTVIAPDVGGGFGSKIYHYGEEALVLAAAKKLNRPVKWTADRSESFLTDAHGRDHVTKIELAMDEDGNFLAFRTETYANVGAYLSNFATATPTFLHGTLMAGNYTVPNVYVNVKAVFTNTAPVDAYRGAGRPEATYSLERVIDKAAREIGMDPIALRRKNFIKPDQYPFASAAGLEYDSGNYDALMDRMEEVADVAGFAERRKESEAKGLLRGFGVNAYIEACGIAPSNLVGVLGSRVGLYDAATVRVNATGNLSVMVGAHSHGQGHETAFPQVVAEMLGIDASSIDIVHGDTSKIPFGMGTYGSRSLAVCGSAVVRATEKVINKAKKIAGHMLEASDSDIELKDGMFSVAGTDKSVSFGEVALKAYIPHEFPLEDIEPGLEETAFYDPANFTYPSGAYCCEVELDPETGKVRVDRMTAVDDFGNVINPMIVTGQVHGGLGQGIGQALLENTTYDENGQLLSASYMDYAMPRAEDVPFYIVDHSQGNPCTHNPLGVKGCGEAGAIGSPPTVVNAVIDAMQSGGKNVTHIDMPVSPHRVWSAMQNA